In one window of Paludisphaera rhizosphaerae DNA:
- a CDS encoding Gfo/Idh/MocA family protein, whose translation MGLRWGLLSCARICRRGLIPGIRASETGTLAALASRDGSQAKAWADEFEIPRAYGSYDALLADPEVDAVYVPLPNELHKPWVERAADAGKHVLCEKPLALNADEAAAMVEYCRSRKVLLMEAFMWRHHPRTLAVKKLVDEGKIGELRLIRSSFSFPIDPGDWRLDSNRGGGALWDVGCYGVNAARLFAGDEPEQIQAAAHMKGGVDMSLAAVMEFPNGVLASVDCSFEQPFRCWCEIVGTRGVIEIPDAYLPPASGPIATLRTMAEPSDVGAGDDRIETLTFTDVNQYAAMVDAFGRSVAAGRLEAPAEDGLLQMKTLDAILRSAGG comes from the coding sequence ATGGGCCTGCGATGGGGTTTGTTGAGCTGCGCGAGGATCTGTCGGCGGGGGCTGATCCCGGGGATCCGAGCGTCGGAGACCGGCACGCTGGCGGCGCTGGCGAGTCGCGACGGCAGCCAGGCGAAGGCCTGGGCGGATGAGTTCGAGATTCCGAGGGCGTACGGCTCATACGATGCGCTGCTCGCCGACCCGGAGGTCGACGCCGTCTACGTCCCGCTCCCCAACGAGCTGCACAAACCCTGGGTCGAACGCGCGGCCGACGCCGGCAAGCACGTCCTCTGCGAGAAGCCCCTGGCGCTGAACGCCGACGAGGCGGCGGCGATGGTCGAGTACTGCCGATCGCGCAAGGTCCTGCTGATGGAAGCCTTCATGTGGCGGCATCATCCCCGGACGCTGGCCGTCAAGAAGCTCGTCGATGAGGGGAAGATCGGCGAGTTGCGCCTGATCCGCTCGTCGTTCTCGTTCCCGATCGACCCGGGGGACTGGCGGCTCGACTCCAATCGCGGCGGGGGCGCTTTGTGGGACGTCGGCTGCTACGGCGTGAACGCGGCGCGGCTGTTCGCGGGGGACGAACCGGAGCAGATCCAGGCGGCGGCTCATATGAAGGGGGGCGTCGACATGAGCCTCGCCGCCGTGATGGAATTCCCCAACGGCGTGTTGGCCTCGGTCGATTGCAGCTTCGAGCAGCCCTTCCGCTGCTGGTGCGAGATCGTCGGCACGCGCGGCGTGATCGAGATCCCCGACGCCTACCTGCCGCCCGCCTCCGGCCCGATCGCAACGCTTCGGACGATGGCCGAGCCCTCGGACGTCGGCGCGGGTGACGATCGCATCGAGACCCTCACCTTTACCGACGTCAACCAGTACGCCGCGATGGTCGACGCCTTCGGCAGGTCGGTCGCCGCCGGCCGGCTGGAAGCCCCCGCCGAGGATGGTCTCCTGCAGATGAAGACCCTCGACGCGATCCTCCGCTCGGCCGGCGGCTGA
- a CDS encoding BlaI/MecI/CopY family transcriptional regulator, which yields MSESESDPSPRELDVLKALWELGSGSVREVHRRMCPGGELAFNTVQTLLRIMETKGLVRHRAEGRTFVYEPTYERDRVTSRLLDRVFDGALDQVVLSLLQVKDASEAELRELEKLIAEARKRKASGGGAKKEGR from the coding sequence GTGTCCGAGTCGGAATCGGATCCGAGTCCGAGGGAGTTGGACGTTCTCAAGGCGCTCTGGGAGCTGGGTTCCGGGAGCGTGCGCGAGGTGCACCGGCGGATGTGTCCCGGCGGGGAGCTGGCGTTCAACACGGTGCAGACGCTTTTGCGGATCATGGAAACGAAGGGCCTGGTGCGGCATCGTGCCGAGGGGCGGACGTTCGTCTACGAGCCGACCTACGAGCGGGATCGCGTCACGTCGCGGCTGCTGGATCGGGTGTTCGACGGGGCTCTCGATCAGGTCGTCCTCAGCCTCTTGCAGGTGAAGGACGCCAGCGAGGCCGAGCTGCGCGAGCTGGAAAAGCTCATCGCCGAGGCGAGGAAGCGGAAGGCGTCGGGAGGTGGTGCGAAGAAGGAGGGCCGTTGA
- a CDS encoding M56 family metallopeptidase has protein sequence MDWYSLVSGRLVDAAVGGLIVLVVGSLAARLSHQPVRRVRIVLLTLLGAAVVPFLDRLPVAPRWSVGVLPAPAIAEPRATPPAPPALPLVATRVPMATAEIGNRVVATHRNEAKPEPERPAVEARGWAMPSIGSLMVAGYAAAAAGLAAWWLLGQAAFWRVVRAARPASEKVRDVFLEIAGPAGRRVRLLESDQVDLPFTNTWIHPVILLPAGLCDGREVETLRYALAHEWSHVERRDSWAWTLAMLSGMVLFYQPLFWWLRRQLRLGQDFLADARAAEVGSAEDYAAFLVRLARSKQAGPTWPALGIGDRRSNLHRRVLMLVQSQPLEKRCRPAWNAAVALPSIVVVLIASGLRLDAAPPAKEEAAVQDAAKPAGETLHYKGTVRDKDTGKPIAGAAVTVRRSDSLYLENRVIEESRHTTAADGTYEFTIPPEQTAVPRLRIELDVSHPDYATREGFGYALGVIRKNEKLGEQPFFESFELRPAKPIMGKVETPEGKPASGVEVQAFSKVENLPGDEYEYGSFSKTKTDADGLFRLPITTPGSGVFWILPTTSAPETHVLADGRRGDLGTFRLKPGVRLSGKSLDVEGKPKPGVLVEIRRIYSDEPGVDVLGRLGVGEYIRKIVETDAEGRFVSEPLPLGVYRVRLTDMDDRGGRSAGSKRRESPGPYPHLVVYVKKGETPTPVELRETPSVILEGGWFDSKGRPRAGWPSMVGGSLDGLPWYDETQPDAQGRFSMRLPRGLLGSTLFLTLTEDAAARHRAGKDAPLLEGDEIRMGRLDRDVKGIEIIRYKAPVIVIHAVTKDGKQISGFQADVVYTGEAGLGSHMVGLAGHGKTFEKGIEDKRNDGRYRTFQLLPDREVKIRVTAEGFAPAERTMKLAEGVTEEANFVLEPR, from the coding sequence ATGGACTGGTACAGCCTGGTCTCGGGAAGGCTCGTGGACGCGGCCGTCGGGGGGCTGATCGTCCTTGTGGTCGGGAGTCTGGCGGCGAGGCTCTCGCATCAGCCGGTCCGGCGCGTCCGGATCGTGCTGCTGACGCTGCTGGGAGCGGCCGTCGTGCCGTTCCTGGATCGGTTGCCGGTCGCGCCGCGATGGTCGGTCGGCGTCCTGCCCGCGCCGGCGATCGCGGAACCGAGAGCGACGCCCCCTGCCCCGCCGGCCCTGCCCTTGGTGGCGACCCGCGTGCCGATGGCGACGGCGGAGATTGGGAATCGCGTGGTCGCGACTCATCGGAACGAGGCGAAGCCCGAACCCGAGCGCCCGGCGGTCGAGGCTCGAGGCTGGGCAATGCCGTCGATCGGTTCGCTGATGGTCGCCGGGTATGCCGCGGCGGCGGCCGGATTGGCCGCGTGGTGGTTGTTGGGACAGGCCGCCTTCTGGCGAGTCGTCCGCGCGGCGAGGCCGGCGTCGGAGAAGGTTCGCGACGTCTTCCTGGAGATTGCGGGACCGGCGGGGCGTCGGGTTCGGCTGCTGGAGAGCGACCAGGTCGACCTGCCGTTCACGAACACCTGGATCCATCCGGTGATCCTGCTGCCGGCCGGCCTGTGCGACGGCCGCGAAGTCGAGACGCTCCGCTACGCCCTGGCGCACGAGTGGTCGCACGTGGAACGCAGGGATTCGTGGGCGTGGACGCTCGCGATGCTCTCGGGGATGGTTCTGTTCTACCAGCCCCTGTTCTGGTGGCTGCGGCGACAGCTTCGCCTCGGCCAGGATTTTCTCGCGGACGCCCGCGCCGCCGAGGTGGGCTCGGCGGAGGACTACGCGGCGTTCCTCGTCCGACTCGCGCGGTCGAAGCAGGCCGGGCCGACGTGGCCCGCGCTGGGGATCGGCGACCGCCGATCGAACCTCCACAGGAGGGTTCTCATGCTGGTGCAATCGCAACCGCTGGAGAAGCGCTGCCGGCCCGCCTGGAACGCGGCCGTCGCGCTGCCATCGATCGTCGTCGTCCTCATCGCGTCGGGCCTGCGCCTCGACGCCGCCCCACCCGCGAAGGAGGAGGCCGCCGTGCAAGACGCCGCCAAGCCGGCTGGCGAGACCCTGCACTACAAGGGAACCGTCAGAGACAAGGACACCGGCAAGCCGATCGCCGGGGCCGCGGTGACCGTCCGCCGATCGGACAGTTTGTACCTCGAGAACCGGGTGATTGAGGAATCTCGTCACACGACGGCGGCGGACGGGACTTATGAATTCACGATCCCTCCCGAGCAGACGGCCGTGCCCCGGCTCCGAATCGAGTTGGACGTCTCACACCCGGACTACGCAACCCGCGAGGGATTCGGTTACGCCCTGGGCGTGATCCGCAAGAACGAGAAACTCGGCGAGCAGCCCTTCTTTGAGTCATTCGAGCTGCGCCCGGCGAAGCCGATCATGGGGAAGGTCGAGACTCCCGAGGGAAAGCCCGCATCCGGTGTCGAGGTTCAGGCCTTCTCCAAGGTTGAGAACCTGCCGGGAGACGAGTATGAGTACGGTTCTTTCTCAAAGACGAAGACGGATGCGGACGGGTTGTTCCGCCTGCCGATCACAACGCCGGGCTCAGGGGTTTTCTGGATTTTGCCGACGACGTCCGCCCCGGAGACGCACGTCCTTGCGGATGGTCGGCGCGGCGATCTGGGAACGTTCCGCCTCAAGCCGGGCGTTCGATTGAGCGGGAAGTCGCTGGACGTCGAAGGCAAGCCAAAGCCCGGCGTGCTGGTGGAGATCCGCCGCATTTACAGCGACGAGCCCGGCGTTGACGTCCTCGGGCGACTCGGGGTCGGCGAATACATCCGCAAGATCGTGGAGACGGACGCCGAGGGGCGGTTTGTATCCGAGCCCTTGCCTCTCGGGGTGTACAGGGTGAGGCTCACGGACATGGACGATCGTGGGGGGCGTTCGGCGGGATCGAAGCGGAGGGAATCCCCGGGGCCGTATCCTCACTTGGTCGTGTACGTCAAGAAGGGAGAGACGCCGACGCCGGTCGAGCTCCGGGAGACGCCGTCCGTGATTCTCGAAGGGGGATGGTTCGACAGCAAGGGCCGGCCCAGAGCCGGATGGCCGAGCATGGTCGGCGGTTCGCTCGACGGCCTTCCCTGGTACGACGAGACGCAACCAGACGCCCAGGGCCGATTCTCGATGAGGCTTCCTCGCGGTCTGTTGGGAAGCACACTTTTTCTCACTCTGACGGAAGACGCCGCCGCGCGGCACCGGGCCGGCAAGGACGCTCCGCTGCTCGAAGGCGATGAGATCAGGATGGGGAGGCTCGATCGTGATGTGAAGGGTATTGAGATCATTCGCTACAAAGCGCCGGTGATCGTCATCCACGCCGTCACGAAGGATGGCAAGCAGATCAGCGGCTTTCAGGCCGACGTGGTGTATACAGGCGAGGCTGGGCTCGGAAGCCACATGGTCGGTCTCGCAGGACACGGCAAGACGTTCGAGAAGGGGATCGAGGACAAACGGAACGACGGTCGTTATCGCACCTTCCAACTGCTGCCCGATCGCGAGGTGAAAATCCGCGTGACAGCCGAGGGCTTCGCGCCGGCGGAGCGGACGATGAAGCTGGCCGAGGGTGTGACGGAGGAGGCGAACTTCGTGCTGGAGCCGAGGTGA